The following is a genomic window from Acidimicrobiales bacterium.
CTGCCGCCTCGGCGGTCGGGATGGCGTGCCATCCACGCAGCAACGTCGGCGCGGTCCCACACGCGACCTCTGGCGAGGTTGCCGATGGGAGCGGGGAAATCGGCGTAGTCGCGGGCGAGCTGGTCGACGCGCTGCCGACTCACCCCGCCGAGCATCTCGGCAATCTCCGCGACCCCTACGACCTCGGGTGGCATCTGCCCATCGTACTAGTTCTATTGTCTGATGACAAGAGAATGCTAGGAGACTGCATCCTCGTCCGCCTCCGCTTGCAGTCGGTTGACGTACTCCTCCAATGCCTGCCTCGACACGCGACGGCACGCGCCGATCTGGACGGATCGGATCACACCGATGGCGAGCAGCTCGTAGAGCTTCGTGCGCCCGATGCCCAACAGCAGCGCCGCCTCTTCCGGCTTGAGGAGCAGCCTGTCCATCTACACCGCCTCCTCGAGCCGGGCGACGGCGCGTGCCTCGGCGCGTGCGATGCGCCGCAGCTCGTCGCGCTCCCTGGCCGCCGACTCCACCAGCCACGCGTCGCCCGGCGTCGTGTACCCGCGGCCCACGTAGCGCCACGACT
Proteins encoded in this region:
- a CDS encoding helix-turn-helix domain-containing protein, which gives rise to MDRLLLKPEEAALLLGIGRTKLYELLAIGVIRSVQIGACRRVSRQALEEYVNRLQAEADEDAVS